A stretch of Cytophagales bacterium DNA encodes these proteins:
- a CDS encoding OmpA family protein: MPVDSLPSDVVLNIYQFENINKIANYYDEGKLNRIRKLEQEKRWEELFVALKDYVGNFGVRNFYKDTRMIWRLAKLTELFGDYEEARSLYRLVLRHHHQGIDIREIEIYYDSLNNKEAEQYVPIEYYYELVEHRKLIDTLRPPRGVLLNMGTLVNSSKADYGPTLSFDNDKLIFTSKRNNLEFSINRKENEDLFMSTLDDLGYWSEAKPLKAINSYYNEGSAVLSRDGKTLFFSRCNCQNCIGDCDLFMSEMQADSTWGQVQNLGINVNSVGWDSHPALSHTGDTLYFASDRLGGFGLADIYYTYKEGDAWAPAKNLGPVINTRNNDVSPFYHPVFDVLYFTSNGQLYSFGEYDIFKSHNVNGDWSEPHNIGPLVNGKGSEFYFTIDKYSTNLFYARSATRDLNKQDLYSFPLPMEAQPLATTRFRGSLTDSITGTPFRGIVTIIDMDEGIEVAPRFLQADGTFEFNLIDQRNYLLVIQGDDFFRIEEAFFLDGPMTLDRVTEPLAARVKFESIEFEVGQAELLPGMYGDLNKIVNFLYDNLDFKLKISGHTDSFGAEDFNLALSKDRAKVIRDYIVLFAGIQPDRVEHDGYGSSQPIVEENSEEDQALNRRVEFEIYRPGRETPAAETQDGDQ; the protein is encoded by the coding sequence GTGCCAGTGGACTCGTTGCCCTCAGATGTCGTCCTGAACATTTATCAATTTGAAAACATCAACAAGATAGCGAACTATTACGACGAAGGAAAACTCAATCGAATCAGAAAGCTGGAGCAAGAAAAGCGCTGGGAAGAATTGTTCGTAGCGCTAAAGGATTATGTAGGGAATTTTGGGGTTCGGAATTTCTACAAAGACACCCGAATGATTTGGCGGCTTGCCAAACTCACCGAACTTTTCGGGGATTATGAAGAGGCACGTTCCTTGTACCGACTTGTCCTTCGACATCACCACCAAGGAATCGATATACGAGAAATTGAGATTTACTACGACTCACTGAACAATAAGGAGGCTGAACAATACGTACCCATCGAATACTATTACGAGCTGGTGGAGCATCGTAAATTGATTGATACCTTGCGGCCACCGAGAGGGGTATTGCTCAATATGGGAACATTGGTCAATAGCAGTAAGGCGGATTACGGACCTACCCTTAGCTTCGATAACGATAAGCTGATTTTCACTTCCAAACGAAACAACCTTGAATTCTCTATCAATAGAAAGGAGAACGAGGATTTATTCATGAGTACGCTTGATGATTTGGGTTATTGGTCGGAAGCAAAACCCTTGAAGGCGATCAATTCCTATTATAATGAAGGAAGTGCTGTATTGAGTCGAGACGGTAAAACCCTTTTCTTTTCTCGTTGCAATTGTCAGAATTGTATCGGTGATTGTGATTTGTTCATGTCCGAAATGCAAGCGGACAGTACCTGGGGTCAGGTTCAAAACCTCGGCATCAACGTCAATAGCGTAGGTTGGGATTCACATCCCGCATTAAGTCACACGGGCGATACGTTGTATTTTGCCTCCGACCGATTAGGAGGATTTGGCTTAGCCGATATCTACTATACCTATAAGGAAGGTGACGCCTGGGCGCCTGCCAAAAACCTGGGGCCGGTGATCAATACCCGGAATAATGATGTCAGTCCTTTTTATCATCCGGTCTTTGATGTGCTCTATTTCACCTCGAATGGACAGCTCTACAGTTTTGGAGAATATGACATTTTTAAATCGCACAATGTAAACGGAGATTGGTCCGAACCCCATAATATTGGTCCTTTGGTGAATGGGAAAGGCAGTGAGTTCTATTTTACTATCGATAAATATTCGACCAATTTGTTTTACGCCAGATCGGCTACACGGGACTTGAATAAACAAGACTTGTACTCTTTTCCGCTTCCGATGGAGGCTCAGCCTTTGGCGACAACCCGTTTCAGAGGCTCGTTGACCGATTCAATTACAGGTACTCCCTTCCGGGGAATTGTAACGATTATTGACATGGATGAGGGGATAGAAGTGGCTCCCCGGTTTTTACAAGCAGACGGAACTTTTGAATTTAATCTAATTGATCAACGGAACTACCTGTTGGTAATCCAGGGAGATGATTTTTTCAGGATAGAAGAAGCTTTTTTCCTGGATGGACCAATGACACTTGATCGAGTTACAGAGCCTTTGGCAGCCAGAGTAAAATTTGAGTCCATTGAATTTGAAGTCGGGCAAGCAGAGTTGCTACCGGGTATGTACGGAGACCTTAACAAGATCGTGAACTTCTTATATGACAACCTTGATTTCAAATTGAAAATATCTGGTCATACCGATTCCTTTGGGGCCGAAGATTTCAATTTAGCTTTATCAAAGGACCGGGCCAAAGTGATCCGTGATTATATTGTTCTCTTTGCAGGAATTCAGCCAGATAGAGTGGAGCACGATGGTTATGGAAGTTCACAGCCCATCGTAGAGGAAAACTCTGAAGAAGATCAGGCACTCAATCGCAGGGTAGAGTTTGAGATCTATCGACCAGGAAGGGAAACGCCGGCGGCCGAAACCCAAGATGGAGATCAATAA
- the lon gene encoding endopeptidase La: protein MNEKRDFQILFPEFLDEETDELIQIISPEDGEEISDDSIPQPLPILPIRNTVLFPGVMIPITVGRQKSTKLVKKAYKGDRIIGVVAQKNIKIEDPTFSDLYQVGTVAKIIKMLVLPDGNTTIIIQGQKRFSLIQSVQEEPYITAEFKLLQEGTLDGDEEEIIAIQQSLKEAANKIMKLNPEIPKEAQSTLDNIDNTAFLTHFLSSNVNAEVHEKQGLLEIDDPQTRAEKLLKFMLKDIQMLQLKQEIQHKVHTDIDQQQRDYFLRQQMKVLQDELGQEGPDQELNTLKQRAQEKDWPEEVAVHFKKELDKIARMNPSAAEYPVAMSYAELLVDLPWSEVTEDNFDLKNASEVLDKEHYGLDKVKDRILEYLAVRKLKNDLKGPILCLYGPPGVGKTSLGKSIAEALGRQYVRMSLGGVHDEAEIRGHRKTYIGAMPGKVIQNIKRAKSSNPVFILDEIDKVSSDFRGDPSSALLEVLDPEQNTAFKDNYVEVDYDLSKVLFIATANSLDTIQPALRDRMEIVEINGYTQEEKVEIAKKHLIPKQREEHGLKEDDISFDQKAVQKVINDYTRESGVRNLERKIAALCRNVAKSIAMEEKTSSKISEKSVRKILGPEVFDKEFYENNSFAGVATGLAWTSVGGEILFIEVSLSRGKGKLTLSGQLGDVMKESAITALSFLKSNVDLLGLDYRVFDHYDIHVHVPAGAVPKDGPSAGITMLTALASAFTQRKIKSKLAMTGEITLRGKVLPVGGIKEKILAAKRAGIKEIILCEKNQKDFEEITASYVKGLDIHFVQDVSEVLNIALMDEKVANPVEFVIPDEAVKS from the coding sequence ATGAACGAAAAAAGAGACTTTCAAATCTTGTTCCCCGAATTTCTTGATGAAGAAACGGATGAATTGATCCAGATCATCAGCCCTGAGGATGGGGAAGAGATTTCTGACGATAGTATACCACAGCCACTGCCCATACTTCCAATTAGAAATACGGTTCTTTTTCCTGGGGTGATGATCCCTATCACTGTTGGTAGACAAAAGTCCACGAAATTGGTCAAGAAGGCTTACAAAGGTGACCGCATCATCGGTGTAGTGGCTCAAAAAAACATCAAAATAGAAGATCCGACGTTTTCGGACTTGTATCAGGTAGGTACAGTCGCCAAAATCATCAAGATGTTGGTGCTGCCAGATGGCAATACGACGATCATCATCCAAGGGCAAAAACGCTTTTCATTGATTCAGTCAGTTCAAGAAGAGCCTTATATCACTGCTGAGTTCAAATTACTACAGGAAGGCACATTGGATGGAGACGAAGAGGAAATCATTGCGATCCAGCAATCCTTGAAGGAAGCGGCCAACAAGATCATGAAGCTCAATCCGGAGATTCCGAAAGAAGCTCAATCTACACTGGACAACATAGATAACACAGCTTTCCTGACGCATTTCCTGAGTTCCAATGTCAATGCGGAAGTGCATGAAAAGCAAGGGCTGCTGGAAATAGACGACCCCCAAACCCGGGCAGAAAAGCTACTAAAATTCATGTTGAAGGATATCCAGATGCTACAATTGAAGCAGGAGATCCAACACAAGGTACACACAGATATAGACCAGCAGCAACGGGACTACTTTTTGCGTCAGCAAATGAAAGTGTTGCAAGATGAACTGGGCCAGGAAGGTCCGGATCAGGAATTAAATACCTTGAAGCAAAGAGCACAGGAAAAAGATTGGCCCGAAGAAGTGGCTGTACATTTCAAAAAAGAGCTGGACAAAATTGCACGCATGAACCCTTCGGCAGCGGAATATCCCGTAGCCATGAGTTATGCCGAGTTATTGGTAGACCTGCCCTGGAGTGAAGTCACGGAGGACAATTTCGATCTGAAAAACGCATCAGAGGTACTGGATAAAGAACATTACGGTCTCGACAAAGTGAAAGACCGAATCCTGGAATATCTGGCAGTTCGAAAACTAAAAAATGACCTGAAAGGGCCCATCCTTTGTTTATATGGCCCTCCCGGCGTAGGGAAAACCTCGCTTGGAAAGTCAATCGCTGAAGCACTCGGAAGGCAATATGTGAGGATGTCGCTGGGTGGCGTTCACGATGAAGCGGAGATCCGAGGGCACCGAAAAACATACATTGGCGCAATGCCCGGCAAAGTGATCCAGAACATCAAACGTGCCAAATCTTCCAACCCGGTTTTCATTCTGGATGAGATCGATAAGGTAAGTTCTGATTTCAGAGGTGATCCTTCCTCCGCTTTATTAGAAGTACTGGACCCAGAACAGAATACAGCTTTCAAGGACAATTATGTAGAGGTGGACTATGACCTCTCAAAAGTCCTGTTCATTGCGACGGCCAATTCACTAGATACTATCCAACCGGCACTTCGCGACCGGATGGAAATTGTAGAGATCAATGGCTATACACAGGAGGAGAAAGTTGAGATTGCGAAAAAACACTTGATCCCTAAACAAAGAGAAGAGCACGGCCTGAAGGAGGATGATATCTCCTTCGATCAGAAAGCGGTGCAGAAAGTGATCAATGATTACACCCGTGAATCTGGTGTTCGAAACCTGGAAAGGAAAATTGCCGCACTATGCAGAAATGTGGCCAAATCCATCGCCATGGAAGAAAAGACCAGTTCTAAGATCTCTGAGAAGTCAGTCCGTAAAATTCTGGGGCCCGAGGTTTTCGATAAAGAATTTTATGAAAACAATTCCTTCGCTGGTGTGGCCACTGGGCTGGCCTGGACCTCTGTAGGAGGAGAAATTTTATTCATAGAAGTAAGCCTCAGCCGAGGAAAAGGTAAACTAACTTTAAGTGGACAGCTAGGGGATGTGATGAAAGAATCTGCTATTACGGCTTTGTCCTTCCTCAAATCCAATGTTGACTTGCTTGGACTCGATTATCGTGTATTCGATCATTACGACATCCATGTGCATGTTCCTGCCGGGGCAGTTCCTAAAGATGGCCCTTCGGCCGGGATTACCATGCTCACAGCTTTGGCATCTGCATTTACGCAACGGAAGATCAAAAGCAAACTGGCCATGACAGGCGAGATCACGCTTCGTGGTAAAGTATTGCCTGTGGGGGGAATAAAGGAAAAAATCCTGGCCGCAAAACGAGCAGGTATCAAGGAGATCATTCTTTGCGAAAAGAATCAGAAAGATTTCGAAGAAATTACGGCAAGCTACGTTAAAGGATTGGACATCCACTTTGTTCAGGATGTAAGCGAAGTATTGAACATCGCGCTTATGGATGAAAAGGTGGCTAATCCAGTAGAATTCGTAATACCAGATGAAGCCGTAAAATCTTGA
- the porQ gene encoding type IX secretion system protein PorQ, translating into MKFLITTLLLCLHISLAMAQVSGENSFGVLQLPSGARSAALGGVVPALPGDITLVADNPALLDSVKTGDFAFAYAPFFGGINYLNVTGAFEVGKAGRLAVGIAYVDYGDFTERDLIGTELGTFTPRDLMLRVSKSHRIGPFVLGASLKYANASIAGYSSNAIMADLGGFYQKPGSQLTFGMVLKNLGTSFSNFANIDPELPLDVHMGISFKPEHMPARFSLSAYNFVDSDLAYFGKTIDSEENPAVFQEVFRHINLGMELLIGKSFNFLIGYNHLRNQELRLAQGGFGAGFSWGFMARIKKLDIRFSRATYHAAGGMSTFSVQGNLSRIKKLF; encoded by the coding sequence TTGAAATTCCTAATCACCACATTATTACTATGTCTTCACATTTCGCTGGCCATGGCTCAGGTGTCCGGTGAAAACTCCTTTGGTGTCTTGCAATTGCCCTCGGGCGCCAGGTCCGCGGCTTTAGGCGGGGTAGTTCCTGCATTACCGGGAGACATCACTTTGGTTGCAGACAATCCAGCACTGTTGGATTCTGTAAAAACCGGCGATTTTGCTTTTGCCTATGCTCCTTTCTTCGGAGGAATCAATTACCTCAATGTGACCGGGGCATTCGAAGTGGGAAAAGCCGGACGTTTAGCTGTCGGCATTGCATATGTAGACTATGGTGATTTTACTGAGCGTGACCTGATCGGGACGGAATTAGGGACATTTACACCACGCGATTTGATGCTCCGAGTGAGTAAAAGTCACCGCATCGGCCCATTTGTACTAGGAGCCAGTCTCAAATACGCCAATGCCTCTATTGCAGGCTACTCCTCCAATGCGATCATGGCAGATCTGGGTGGGTTTTACCAAAAACCCGGTTCTCAATTGACCTTTGGAATGGTGTTGAAAAATTTAGGAACCTCATTTAGCAACTTTGCCAACATCGATCCGGAGTTACCGCTGGATGTCCACATGGGCATCAGCTTCAAACCCGAGCACATGCCAGCAAGATTTTCTCTATCCGCCTACAATTTTGTCGATTCGGATCTGGCTTATTTTGGAAAGACCATCGACAGTGAGGAAAACCCCGCCGTATTTCAGGAAGTCTTCCGGCACATCAATTTGGGAATGGAATTGCTGATTGGAAAATCATTCAATTTTCTAATCGGCTACAATCATTTAAGAAATCAAGAACTAAGATTGGCTCAGGGAGGATTTGGAGCTGGCTTCTCATGGGGCTTCATGGCAAGAATTAAGAAATTGGACATTAGGTTTTCAAGAGCGACCTATCATGCCGCCGGAGGAATGAGCACCTTCAGTGTTCAGGGAAACCTAAGCCGCATAAAGAAATTATTTTAA
- the hslU gene encoding ATP-dependent protease ATPase subunit HslU yields MEDINLTPTQIVGELDKYIIGQKDAKKNVAIALRNRWRRMNVKEDIKKEIVPNNILLIGSTGVGKTEIARRLAKIAQAPFTKVEASKFTEVGYVGRDVESMVRDLVEQAVNMVKLAKKEEVEEKASEIVESIILDALIPPLKATTNTHSLGEDSPTEEKELNEKTRERFREKVKNGELDDRKIDIDVQAPNGSGVGMIGGGMMDEASMINLQEMIGNMMPKKSKKRKVTIAEARKLLMDEETAKLIDMDEVKDEAIKRAANTGIVFIDEVDKIAGGRNGKSGPDVSREGVQRDLLPIVEGSAVNTKYGIINTDHILFIAAGAFHFSKPSDLIPELQGRFPIRVELENLTKEDFLRILKEPKNSLTKQYTALLGAEEVKLTYQDDALEEIAEIAFQINEEVENIGARRLHTVMSKLLNDILFEIPDTISANSHVLVDKDLVVSKLDGLVKDKDLSQYIL; encoded by the coding sequence ATGGAAGACATTAACCTTACTCCAACCCAGATTGTTGGAGAGCTTGACAAATACATTATTGGACAAAAGGACGCCAAGAAGAATGTAGCCATTGCCTTAAGAAACAGATGGCGTCGCATGAATGTCAAAGAGGACATCAAAAAAGAAATTGTTCCGAATAATATTCTTTTGATCGGCTCTACGGGGGTTGGTAAAACTGAGATCGCCCGAAGACTGGCCAAGATCGCCCAGGCACCTTTCACCAAAGTAGAGGCTTCAAAATTTACGGAAGTGGGGTACGTAGGTCGGGATGTTGAAAGCATGGTTCGTGACCTGGTCGAGCAAGCGGTGAATATGGTGAAGCTGGCCAAAAAGGAAGAAGTGGAAGAAAAAGCTTCAGAGATTGTGGAGTCAATCATTTTGGATGCCCTGATCCCTCCTTTGAAAGCGACCACCAATACGCATTCATTAGGTGAAGATTCTCCAACAGAGGAAAAAGAACTCAACGAGAAGACCCGCGAACGATTCAGAGAAAAGGTGAAGAATGGGGAACTGGATGATCGTAAAATTGATATCGATGTGCAGGCACCCAATGGATCAGGAGTTGGCATGATTGGCGGCGGTATGATGGACGAGGCTTCCATGATCAACTTGCAGGAGATGATCGGCAATATGATGCCCAAGAAGAGCAAGAAGAGAAAGGTCACGATCGCGGAAGCCAGAAAACTCTTGATGGATGAGGAAACTGCCAAACTCATCGATATGGATGAGGTGAAGGATGAGGCCATCAAAAGAGCAGCCAATACAGGAATAGTCTTTATCGACGAAGTGGACAAAATCGCTGGCGGTAGAAATGGTAAGAGTGGCCCAGATGTAAGCCGCGAAGGAGTACAAAGAGACTTACTTCCGATTGTAGAAGGCAGTGCCGTTAATACGAAATATGGCATCATCAATACGGATCATATTTTATTCATCGCAGCCGGAGCGTTTCACTTCTCCAAGCCTTCTGATTTGATCCCGGAACTTCAGGGTCGATTCCCAATTCGCGTAGAGTTGGAGAATCTGACCAAAGAAGACTTCCTTCGAATCTTGAAAGAGCCTAAAAACTCATTGACCAAACAATACACTGCCTTGCTTGGTGCTGAAGAAGTGAAATTGACTTATCAGGATGATGCTTTGGAAGAGATCGCAGAAATCGCATTTCAAATCAATGAGGAAGTAGAGAATATTGGTGCAAGAAGATTACATACGGTCATGAGTAAACTCCTCAATGATATCCTGTTTGAAATTCCCGATACGATCAGTGCTAATTCCCATGTTCTGGTCGACAAAGATCTGGTTGTTTCCAAGCTAGACGGCCTGGTGAAAGACAAGGACTTAAGTCAGTATATTTTGTAA
- a CDS encoding type II toxin-antitoxin system HipA family toxin, translating to MSLEIPVGRLALHQGKILFEYYPSFIERGLSISPFYLPLQAGVHVGKQPLFEGLPGVFNDSLPDGSGRLILDRGVMSKGIPHQQLTPLDRLAYVGSKGMGAFIYEPEFHDLGDSSSVLDLDELDQATKEVLGGEAQEVIDQLLELGGSSAGARPKVLLNYDRKTDTLSPTGKHLKEHEEPWMIKFASNMDQIDIGNIEYAYALMAEVAGIDMPETRLFRGKTNKAYFGVKRFDRVGTERRHMHTASGLLNADHRNSSLDYENLFRGMLALDPDIREVEKLFRLACFNVIAHNRNDHSKEVSNQEGE from the coding sequence ATGTCTCTAGAGATACCTGTAGGGAGATTGGCCTTACATCAAGGGAAAATCCTGTTTGAATACTATCCTTCGTTCATTGAACGAGGGTTAAGTATTTCGCCATTCTATTTGCCGTTGCAGGCTGGAGTTCATGTGGGGAAACAACCATTATTTGAAGGGCTGCCTGGTGTATTCAATGATTCACTCCCAGATGGATCGGGACGTTTAATACTGGATCGAGGGGTAATGTCGAAAGGAATTCCTCACCAACAATTGACACCTCTGGACCGATTGGCATACGTGGGTTCAAAGGGCATGGGTGCCTTCATTTATGAACCTGAGTTTCATGATTTGGGAGATAGCTCGAGCGTATTGGATCTTGATGAACTTGATCAAGCGACGAAAGAAGTGTTAGGAGGCGAAGCGCAAGAAGTGATTGATCAATTGCTGGAGCTAGGAGGCAGTTCCGCAGGCGCACGGCCAAAAGTGCTGCTCAATTACGATAGAAAGACGGATACACTTTCACCAACTGGAAAGCACTTAAAGGAGCATGAAGAGCCTTGGATGATCAAGTTTGCTTCCAATATGGATCAGATTGATATCGGTAACATTGAGTACGCCTATGCGCTCATGGCGGAGGTTGCTGGAATTGACATGCCAGAAACTCGTCTCTTTCGAGGAAAGACCAACAAGGCCTATTTTGGAGTGAAGCGTTTTGATCGGGTAGGTACCGAACGAAGGCACATGCATACGGCAAGTGGTTTATTAAATGCTGACCATCGTAATTCAAGCCTGGATTATGAGAATTTGTTTCGGGGCATGCTAGCCCTTGATCCGGATATTCGAGAAGTTGAAAAGCTCTTTCGATTGGCATGTTTCAATGTGATTGCCCATAATCGAAATGATCATAGCAAAGAAGTTTCAAATCAAGAAGGCGAATGA
- a CDS encoding helix-turn-helix transcriptional regulator, whose translation MLKLQNEVSEDLSDKIRQLRKVKKLSQQQLANKSGVSLGSLKRFERTSQISLESLLKIAMVLGRLNDFDQLFQPQDELPAT comes from the coding sequence ATGCTAAAGCTCCAAAATGAGGTTAGCGAAGATCTTTCCGACAAGATTCGTCAGCTCAGAAAGGTGAAAAAGCTGTCCCAGCAGCAGTTGGCCAATAAATCCGGCGTATCACTTGGAAGCCTCAAACGGTTTGAGCGTACGAGTCAAATATCCCTGGAGTCGCTTTTGAAAATCGCGATGGTATTGGGGCGACTCAACGATTTTGATCAATTGTTCCAGCCACAAGATGAATTGCCTGCGACCTAA